The Myxocyprinus asiaticus isolate MX2 ecotype Aquarium Trade chromosome 39, UBuf_Myxa_2, whole genome shotgun sequence genome window below encodes:
- the LOC127429576 gene encoding TLC domain-containing protein 1-like: MDGVVSVLQKYPGLSVLAFSFIFRLVNRLVQIIPLPRVVEHDDFHSWKWRNLCVSLLHSLLSGTWAVTCVILWPEILENIYYYTPLSYILICVSTGYFVHDAGDIVLNGHSKGSWEFLLHHLLVSGCFLYALYTQRYVAGSVIALIVEVNSFTLNIRLLLKLIGAQSSMLYNMNKILNIFTYICFRLSAQLHITWSIIQNISWLDHSGYFLTIMIIMNTMILIYFYRLVRSDFFPQNKAYINHSGRHKDNSTKFLN, encoded by the exons ATGGATGGAGTTGTGTCTGTGTTGCAGAAGTACCCTGGCCTCTCGGTGCTTGCGTTCTCTTTCATATTCAGATTAGTTAATCGATTGGTTCAGATCATACCACTGCCTAGAGTGGTGGAACATGATGACTTCCATTCCTGGAAGTGGAGGaatctctgtgtgtctctgctcCATTCTCTGTTGTCTGGAACATGGGCTGTCACATG TGTGATCCTGTGGCCTGAGATACTGGAAAACATCTACTACTACACTCCATTGTCCTACATTCTCATCTGTGTGTCCACAG GGTATTTCGTACATGATGCAGGGGATATTGTACTAAATGGCCACAGCAAAGGATCATGGGAATTCCTGCTTCATCACCTCTTG GTGTCAGGGTGTTTCCTGTATGCTCTGTACACACAGCGCTATGTAGCCGGATCAGTCATTGCCCTTATTGTGGAGGTGAACAGTTTCACTCTCAACATCAGACTTCTGCTGAAGCTGATTGGAGCTCAGTCTTCAATGCTCTACAACATGAACAAGATCCTCAACATTTTCACTTACATCTGCTTCCGCCTCAGCGCACAGTTACATATCACCTGGTCCATCATACAGAACATCTCCTGGCTTGACCACAGTGGCTATTTTCTCACAATTATGATCATTATGAACACTATGATTCTTATTTACTTCTATAGACTGGTGAGGTCTGACTTTTTCCCGCAAAATAAAGCCTACATAAACCATAGTGGAAGACACAAAGACAACTCCACCAAGTTCCTCAACTGA